From Burkholderia savannae, a single genomic window includes:
- a CDS encoding secretion protein, producing MDLQTERRLEQLLRLLDLPCERIAERMEFAVAGTRLFVEVDGGRLTLSLASAVDAARRRDALIRVIARCDPMRMQGLVLRAFAAGTQLVVSCAFPRDTNVDDWLAGHRTMRRLLDAHAGDAA from the coding sequence ATGGATTTGCAAACGGAACGCCGACTCGAGCAGTTGCTGCGCCTGCTCGATTTGCCCTGCGAGCGCATCGCCGAGCGCATGGAATTCGCCGTGGCGGGTACGCGCCTTTTCGTCGAAGTCGACGGCGGGCGGCTCACGCTGTCGCTCGCGAGCGCGGTGGACGCCGCGCGCCGCCGCGACGCGCTGATTCGCGTCATCGCGCGGTGCGATCCGATGCGCATGCAGGGCCTCGTGCTGCGCGCGTTCGCGGCGGGCACGCAGCTCGTCGTGAGCTGCGCGTTTCCGCGCGACACGAACGTCGACGACTGGCTGGCCGGCCACCGGACGATGCGGCGCCTGCTCGACGCGCACGCCGGAGACGCCGCATGA
- a CDS encoding two component system sensor kinase translates to MSALWEKSLTARIMVILSCAMTAFWLLSESIGFYFRYIEAQRELRSELTWQLESIAQEESRRYEYAERQARMLLSWWNMLDDRIILRPKAQASGQHAIFVPFKDAKGDRELVDRAREIVEIYGHADPRNRMDTFLLLPTEGIVLFEPERMSKNDMQRKIAALATLRTLPKLPVVHWGAAITDSKGVLRAAAAVVDPHTGIVAGQNLRVGDIPSIAKDMGLEAPPRFALQSQAGDVFWMGADTPMKPPPAFVLTPKCDRTNWNRRGNYYVICTPLSGPNWQLAAIYPVSAVTDKAMSLLPLTTRWTFVVQLLLIAFVYVTLQRQLGRPLQHFVDIIDAQREGDLGRRLPTGRRDELGRIGSAYNSLLSTVNAYYKTLESKVRERTRELAEAKRIAESASHRKSEHIASISHELRTPLNGIVGALALLNRSALQAEQRDLVRVAQQSSCYLLGIVNNVLDFSRIEAGQLELASEQTDLLALLDQAMLTIHIRAHEKSLSLRTFVTSDVPRRVWLDGLRVRQILINLLGNAMKFTEQGHIHLSVERRADMLAFVVEDTGKGIPDEYQLDIFKPFVQVRAHDSGNGLGLPIASRLANLMNGEILLDSKLGKGTRFTVLLPLQADEMPPAPLAGHLVAPAALHMQLRMWGLQVDTGDNVQFPMPESGYLPGKLWDKVVLALRGEAVQEEVAPKAICPWSLKILVVDDVAVNRDIVGKMLRELGHRTRAAASGQLALKLGRSHVFDLVLMDVRMPELDGMATAKRWRHVAEGVLDPDTPIVALTANASPAEHERARAAGMNGYLTKPVSLEQLADMINQVASTQLARGVELTPNAKSCSPLFDLNDAAMREKLHQALVDLHRQIDAAWHANDVASMLNVLHALKGCAGQGGLDLVREAAEQQERQVRAGGWTSCQDVRDLAELISIQFA, encoded by the coding sequence ATGAGTGCATTGTGGGAAAAGTCGCTGACCGCGCGGATCATGGTGATCCTGAGTTGCGCGATGACGGCTTTCTGGCTGTTGTCCGAGTCGATCGGCTTTTATTTTCGATACATCGAGGCGCAAAGAGAGCTGCGCAGCGAGCTCACCTGGCAGCTCGAATCGATCGCGCAGGAGGAAAGCCGCCGTTACGAATACGCCGAGCGCCAGGCGCGGATGCTGCTGTCGTGGTGGAACATGCTCGACGACCGGATCATCCTGCGCCCGAAGGCGCAGGCTTCGGGGCAGCATGCGATTTTCGTGCCGTTCAAGGACGCGAAGGGCGATCGCGAGCTCGTCGATCGCGCGCGTGAAATCGTCGAGATCTACGGGCACGCCGATCCGCGCAACCGGATGGACACGTTCCTGCTGCTGCCGACGGAAGGCATCGTGCTGTTCGAGCCGGAAAGGATGTCGAAGAACGACATGCAGCGCAAGATCGCCGCGCTGGCGACGCTGCGCACGCTGCCGAAGCTGCCCGTCGTGCATTGGGGCGCGGCGATCACGGATTCGAAGGGCGTGCTCCGCGCGGCGGCGGCCGTCGTCGATCCGCACACGGGCATCGTCGCCGGCCAGAATCTGCGGGTGGGCGACATCCCGTCGATCGCGAAGGACATGGGGCTCGAGGCGCCGCCGCGCTTCGCGCTGCAATCGCAGGCGGGCGACGTGTTCTGGATGGGCGCCGACACGCCGATGAAGCCGCCGCCCGCGTTCGTGCTCACGCCGAAGTGCGACCGCACGAACTGGAATCGCCGGGGCAACTACTATGTGATCTGCACGCCGCTGTCGGGCCCGAACTGGCAGCTCGCCGCGATCTATCCGGTGAGCGCGGTCACGGACAAGGCGATGTCGCTGCTGCCGCTGACGACGCGCTGGACCTTCGTCGTGCAGCTGCTGCTGATCGCGTTCGTCTACGTCACGCTGCAGCGGCAGCTCGGCCGGCCGCTGCAGCATTTCGTCGACATCATCGACGCGCAGCGCGAGGGCGACCTCGGCCGCCGCCTGCCGACCGGGCGCCGCGACGAGCTGGGCCGGATCGGGAGCGCGTACAACTCGCTGCTCAGCACGGTCAACGCGTACTACAAGACGCTCGAGAGCAAGGTGCGCGAGCGCACGCGCGAACTCGCGGAGGCCAAGCGGATCGCCGAATCGGCGAGCCACCGCAAGAGCGAGCACATCGCGAGCATCAGCCACGAGCTGCGCACGCCGCTCAACGGGATCGTCGGCGCGCTCGCGCTCCTGAATCGCAGCGCGCTGCAGGCCGAGCAGCGGGATCTCGTGCGCGTCGCGCAGCAGTCGTCGTGCTATCTGCTCGGGATCGTCAACAACGTGCTCGACTTTTCGCGAATCGAGGCGGGCCAGCTCGAGCTCGCGAGCGAGCAGACCGATCTGCTCGCGCTGCTCGACCAGGCGATGCTGACGATCCACATCCGCGCGCACGAGAAGAGCCTCAGCCTGCGGACCTTCGTCACGTCCGACGTGCCGCGTCGCGTGTGGCTAGACGGCCTGCGCGTGCGGCAGATCCTCATCAACCTGCTCGGCAACGCGATGAAGTTCACCGAGCAGGGGCACATCCACCTGAGCGTCGAGCGCCGCGCGGACATGCTCGCGTTCGTCGTCGAGGATACCGGCAAGGGCATTCCGGACGAATACCAGCTCGACATCTTCAAGCCGTTCGTGCAGGTGCGCGCGCACGACAGCGGCAACGGCCTCGGCCTGCCGATCGCGTCGCGGCTCGCGAACCTGATGAACGGCGAGATCCTGCTCGACAGCAAGCTCGGCAAGGGCACGCGCTTCACGGTGCTGCTGCCGCTGCAGGCCGATGAAATGCCGCCCGCGCCGCTCGCGGGCCATCTCGTCGCGCCGGCCGCGCTGCACATGCAGCTGCGCATGTGGGGGCTGCAAGTCGACACGGGCGACAACGTGCAGTTTCCGATGCCCGAATCGGGCTATCTGCCGGGCAAGCTGTGGGACAAGGTCGTGCTCGCGCTGCGCGGCGAGGCCGTGCAGGAAGAGGTCGCGCCGAAGGCGATCTGCCCGTGGTCGCTGAAGATCCTCGTCGTCGACGACGTCGCGGTCAATCGCGACATCGTCGGCAAGATGCTGCGCGAGCTCGGGCATCGCACGCGCGCGGCCGCGTCCGGGCAGCTCGCGCTGAAGCTCGGCCGCTCGCACGTGTTCGATCTCGTGCTGATGGACGTGCGCATGCCCGAGCTGGACGGCATGGCGACCGCGAAGCGCTGGCGGCACGTGGCCGAGGGCGTGCTCGATCCGGATACGCCGATCGTCGCGCTGACGGCGAACGCGTCGCCCGCCGAGCACGAGCGCGCGAGGGCGGCGGGAATGAACGGTTATCTGACGAAACCGGTTTCGCTCGAGCAGCTGGCCGACATGATCAATCAGGTCGCGTCGACGCAGCTCGCGCGCGGTGTCGAGCTCACGCCGAACGCGAAGTCATGCTCGCCGCTCTTCGATCTGAACGACGCCGCGATGCGCGAGAAGCTGCATCAGGCGCTCGTCGATCTGCACCGGCAGATCGACGCCGCATGGCACGCGAATGACGTCGCGTCGATGCTGAACGTGCTGCATGCGCTGAAGGGCTGCGCGGGCCAGGGCGGGCTCGACCTCGTGCGCGAGGCGGCCGAGCAGCAGGAGCGTCAGGTGCGCGCGGGCGGCTGGACGAGCTGTCAGGACGTGCGGGACCTGGCGGAATTGATCTCGATTCAGTTTGCGTGA
- a CDS encoding two component system response regulator produces the protein MALTHTAAPAEIRILVVEDHPLLRLGLKNLLDASPPLSVVDEISNGLDVYAACQRLDPDIVLLDLGLPGMNGLDVIHQLRRRWPDLGILVVTAETTEHRASAALAAGANGYLLKNSSKQTLLDAIWKVWRGHTVIDPALNVEQVTTKAVADGAVALTPRERQVLKLISEGCRNRDIAEKLTITIKTVETHRLNLMRKLDAHNAAELANWAHRLGLH, from the coding sequence ATGGCTCTCACGCACACCGCCGCTCCCGCCGAGATACGCATCCTGGTCGTGGAGGACCATCCCCTGCTGCGGTTGGGCCTCAAGAACCTGCTGGATGCTTCGCCGCCGCTGTCCGTCGTCGACGAAATCAGCAACGGCCTCGACGTCTATGCCGCGTGCCAGCGGCTCGATCCCGACATCGTGCTGCTCGATCTCGGCCTGCCCGGCATGAACGGCCTCGACGTGATCCATCAGTTGCGGCGGCGCTGGCCGGACCTCGGCATCCTCGTCGTCACCGCCGAGACCACCGAACATCGCGCGAGCGCCGCGCTCGCGGCCGGCGCGAACGGCTACCTGCTGAAGAACAGCTCGAAGCAGACGCTGCTCGACGCGATCTGGAAAGTGTGGCGCGGCCACACGGTGATCGATCCGGCGCTCAACGTCGAGCAGGTCACGACCAAGGCCGTTGCCGACGGCGCGGTCGCGCTCACGCCGCGCGAACGTCAGGTGCTCAAACTGATTTCCGAAGGCTGCCGCAACCGCGACATCGCCGAGAAGCTCACGATTACGATCAAGACCGTGGAGACCCATCGACTGAACCTGATGCGCAAGCTCGACGCGCACAACGCGGCGGAGCTCGCCAACTGGGCGCACCGCCTCGGCCTGCACTGA